ACCGCCGGAGCTTCCGCGCCGGAAGTATTGGTCAAAGAAGTGTTGCAGACGATTCAGGGCTGGGGGCACGAAACCGTACGCGAAGGCGAAGGGGCGGAAGAAAGTATTGTGTTTGTATTGCCGAAAGCATTGCGCCGCGAGGGTGAAAACAAGCAGGAATTGAACAAAGGCTGAGGTTTTTTCAATAGCAAAAGGCCGTCTGAAGATTGGATTACCCGGTGTAATCCAATCTCCCATGTTTCCATTTTCTTAAGACATCGGAAAAGCGGTCATCATCTCGATACCGCAGCCTGCTCGAGAAGGCGGCCGAGTGTGTGTGCAAGTGATTTCGAGCCTTGCCCGATGTCTTCATCTCTTTTTTTCTCCATCAGTTTTTTGATTTCTTTTTCGTTACCGGTTCGGTACGGCTGCCAATATCCTTCTCTCACATCGTTAATATCTCTCAAAACAATCCATCAATACTCTTGATTGCGTCGGCTTGTCAAAACTATAGTCATTTAAAATAAGAATGATACGGCGTTGCTTTGCCTTGCCGTACTATGTGTACTGTCTGCGGCTTTGCTGCCTTGTCTCATTCTTATTTTATTCGACTATAATTCTCTGTACTCTCTGATGATATGGTCAGGATTGGCCGGAAAATCAGGCGAAAAGCATAAAAAGCGCGTTTCAGGCCGTCTGCAAATCAAGCTGCAATCTTACACATCGCCTGTGAAAGCCTGCTTAAAACAGCCTTTCACAGCCTTGAAGTTTTTTCATTCGGATAAGAAGTGTTTTGACAGTAAACCCGATTGCAGGGTGTATTACTTCACTTCATTGTTCCACTCCGACAGCGGTTCTTCTTCTGCCGCCACGGTGTAACGCTCCTGCGCCCATTCGCCCAAATCAATCAGCTTGCAGCGTTTGCTGCAAAACGGACGGTAGGGGTGTTCGTCCGTCCATGCGACGTTTTGGCGGCAGGTGGGGCATTTGACGGTAAGGGTCGGGTTCATCATCACTACCTTTCAAAATGCAGACGGCCTATCATGAGGCCGTCTGTAAAATCAGCGGATACGGCAGCCGGCCGTTTGTTTCAAGTGGCGGTAAAAGTGGTGCAGCCGTTGTATTTTCTGCGCCAAATCCGCCGTACTGCCTTCGTTGCACAAAATGTCGTCGGCGTGCAGCAGGCGTTGCCTCCTCGGCGCTTGGTTGGCAATAATGCGGCGGATTTCGGCCTCTTTCAAACCGCTGCGCGACTGTACGCGGCGGATTTGTGTGTCCTCGGAAACATCGATTACCAGTATGCGGTGTACCAATGCCCGAAACAGGGGCTGCTCGATCAGGAGCGGTATGTCGAGGATTCCGTAAACAGCGCGGGAGCAGGTTTGCAGACGGCATATTTCCGACAAAATCAGCGGAAACATGATGTCTTCAAGCTGTTTTTTGGCTTCGGGCCGTCTGAAAACCAAGTCGCGCAAGGCGGTGCGGTTCAGGCTGCCGTTCTCGCAGAATACCGCTTCGCCAAACAGGCGGCGGATTTCCGGCAATGCTGCGCCGCCGTCTGCAGTCAGGCTGCGGCTGACGGCATCGGCATCAATGTGCGGCACACCCAGTTTGGCAAATTCGGCGGCAGCTTGGGATTTGCCGCTGCCGATTCCGCCGGTTAGTCCTATCCATACGGTCATATCCGCCGTCCTTTATGATATGGGAAGAATGGCTACAACCCCGAGGCATTCAGCCACCAGTCGGTAAGCTGTTGCAGCGGTTCGTAGGCAATGAAGATAATCCAGCCAGCCAATGCCAGACTGGGGCCGAAGGCGAAAGCCTGCCCTTTGGCGGTTTTCGTTAACACCGCGCCCATAATGCCGATGAGCGAGGCGGCAAACACCAACACGGGCAATACGCCGACCCCCAGCCATGCGCCCAATGCGGCGAGCAGTTTGAAATCGCCGTTGCCCATACCGGTTTGGCCGGTCAGCAATCTGTATGCGGCGCAGAGCAACCACAGGCAGGCATAGCCGCATACAGCACCGAGTACCGCGGATTGCAGCGCTACCATGCCGTCTGCAAAATTAAACAGCAGCCCCAGCCAAACCAGCGGCAGGGTAAGCGAATCGGGCAGATAGTGCGTATCGGCATCAATGAAGGCCAGTGCAATGAGAAAAGCGGTGAATACCCAGCCGCCGAGCGTAATCCAGCTTGCTCCGTATTGCCATGCTACGACGGCAAACGCCGCAGCGGTCAGCAGTTCGACCAGCGGATAGCGGAGGGAGATGTGCGTACGGCATAGGCTGCATTTGCCACCGAGCAGCAGATAGCTGATGACGGGAATATTGTGCCGTGCTTTGATTTTTTCTCCGCATTCGGGGCAATGCGAATCCGGCTTCATCAGATTAAACGGCTGCTGCTCTTTTGCAGACGGCTTCAGGCCGAGATGCTCTTTGGCAAACAGCGTCCAATCGCGCTCCATCATGATGGGTATGCGGTGGATAACCACGTTTAAAAAGCTGCCAAACAGCAGACCGAGCAGGGCGGCGGCAGGTACGATAAACGGCGTATAGATATCGAATGTCCACATATCAGCCTACCGCCTTGCCCAAATTCAATAAGGGCAGATACATGGCAATCAGCAGGATACCGACGGTTACGCCGATGACAATCATGATAATCGGTTCAATCAGGGCGGAAAGCCGTGAAATCAGATTGTCCACTTCGTCTTCATAAAATTCGGCGGCTTTGTTGAGCATATCGTCCAACGCGCCGGATTCTTCCCCGACCGCCGCCATTTGCACCACCATATTGGGAAACATATTGGTTGGCTGCATACTGGAAGCCAGCGACAAGCCTTGTGTTACCTGCGCCCGAATATCGAGGGTGGCTTCTTCGTACAGCAGATTGCCCGAAGCGGCGGCAACCGAGTCCAAAACCTCTACCAGCGGCACGCCGGCGGCAAAGAGCGTCGATAAAGTACGCGACCAGCGGGCGATGGCGGCTTTGCGGACAATGCTGCCGAACAGTGGTGTCCGCAGCAGCAAGGCATCGGTGCGCTTTTGCAGGCTGTATGATTTTTCATGCAGACGGTACAGCGACACGCCGGCAACAATGGTCGCAACCAGCAGCAGCCAACCGTATTCGACCACAAAATCGGAAAGGTTGATGGCATATTGCGTCAACAGCGGCAGTTGCGCGCCCATATTGGTATAGATTTCTTTGAAAGCAGGCAATACGAAGCGCATCATGACAAACACCAAGCCTGACGACACCACCAGAATCGCCATCGGGTAAATCATCATGGTTTTAATTTTTCTTTTGACGGCCAGCGTTTTTTCACGATAAGTTGCCAGCTTGTCGAGCAGCGTTTCCAATACGCCGCCGGTTTCACCTGCTGCAACCAGATTACAGTAAAAACGGTCGAAATATTTCGGATATTTGCCAAACGATACGGCAAGAGAGCTGCCCTGTTCCACATCGGTGCGGATACCGGTCAGCATTTGCGTGACCGCAGGGTTGGAGTGGCCGCGTGCGATGATGTCGAATGCTTGGAGCAGCGGCAGCCCCGCTTTCATCATGGTGGCTAGTTGGCGGGTAAAAACCGTAATGTCTTCTTGCGTAATCTTGCGTGTGCGGACGGTTTTTACCTTGTCGATACGCAAAGGGCGGATACCGCGTCGTTGCAGCTTTTTGCGGGCTTCCTCTTCATCTGCCGCCACAACTTCGCCGCGGACAAGACGGTCGGTATAAATATTTTTGCCTTCAAAGGCAAAGCGGCGGTCTTTTCCGCCCATGCTGAAAAAAGCAGCAAGTGTTTTATGGGAGCGGGACATGGCAAACCTCAATCATTGGTACGGGCGGTTACTTCTTCCAGCGAAGTCAGCCCCCTCATGACTTTCAGCAAACCGGCGCGGCGCAAGTCTACTATGCCTTCCTGATAAGCCAGATTGGTGATGTCCACTTCCGTGCCGTTATCCATGATGACATGCTGCATTTCCTTGCTGACCGGCATGACTTCATATACGCCGATACGCCCTTTGAAACCACTGCCGCGGCAGGATTCGCAACCGGCAGGGCGGTACAGCGTCCACGGCTGCTGCAAGTCTTCATCGGTAAATCCGGCCTGCTTCAATACGGTATTAGGCGGACGGGCAACGGCTTTTTTACAGTGCGGGCATAAGCAGCGCAGCAGGCGTTGCGCCACAATCAGGCTGATGGAGCTGGCGATGTTGAACGGGGCAACGCCCATATTCAGCAGCCTCGACAAAGTGGCGGGCGCATTGTTGGTATGGAGGGTGGAAAACACCATGTGGCCGGTTTGCGCGGCTTTGATGGCGATGTCGGCAGTTTCCAAATCGCGGATTTCCCCTACCATGATGATGTCGGGGTCTTGGCGAAGGAAAGCGCGCAGCGCGGAGGCGAACGTCAGTCCTTGTTTGTCGTTGACATTGACTTGATTGATGCCGGGCAGGTTGATTTCTGCCGGATCTTCAGCCGTGGCGATATTGACTTTCTCCGTATTCAGAATGTTCAGGCAGGTATAAAGCGATACGGTTTTGCCGGAACCGGTCGGGCCGGTAACCAGCACCATGCCGTAAGGACGGCCGATGGCATCGAGCAGCATATCTTTTTGAAACGGCTCCAAGCCCAAGGTATCGATATTCAAATCGCCCAAATCGGAATTTAAAATCCGCATCACGACTTTTTCGCCAAACAGCGTTGGCAAAGTGCTGACACGGAAGTCTATCGGACGGCCGTTTTTTTCAAAAGCAATTTGGATACGGCCGTCTTGCGGGACACGTTTTTCAGCAATATCCAAATGCGCCATGACTTTGATTCGTGAAGCAAGCTGGCCGCGCACGGCAACAGGCGGCTGCACCACTTCGCGCAGTTGGCCGTCCACGCGGAAACGTACTCTGGCGATGTGTTCGTAAAATTCAAAATGAATATCCGATGCGCCCGCCTGAATGGCGTCGGATAAGGTTTTATGGATAAAGCGCGGAATCGGGCCGTCTTCGGCCTCTTCGTTGTCGATGTATAAAATCTGTGTGCCGCGAACCGTTTCCTGTTCGTGGCGGATTTCTTGCAAAATGCTGGTCGAACGCTGCCCCAGCCATTCCAATAAGGCGGATAACTGGTCATCGCGCACGATAACCAAATCCATTGTTTCGCCGGCGGCAAACGCCATTTTTTGGAAATCCTGAATGCGCGTAGGATCGGAAACCGCCAGATAAACCGTGTGTCCGCGCCGAAACAGCGGTACGCAGCGGTTTTTCAACATTTGCTCTTCGGTAATGATGTCGGTCAGGATATGGGTGCGCGGAACGTGCTGCAAGTCGAGCAGCGGGTAATTGAACGTGGCGGCAAGCATTTCTCCCAGCGCGCGCGGTGTGATGATGCCGTCTGCAAAAAGCATGGGCAGTACCGCTCTGCCCGATTGTGCGGCGGCTGTGTAGTATCCGATACGCTCTTCGGTTAGGACGTGATGCTGGGAAAGCACGCGCAATAATCCGACGCTCATGATGTAATCCGTTTCTGTTGGGCGTTGTGGGAGGGCAGGGCGTTGGCTACGGAGGCAGGCTCTGTTTGTCTGCCGTTCTGCTTGGTTTGGGTATGAAAAAATCAGTATGGTTAATCCAATCCCTTATGTGTCGGTCGGGCAGCGTACTGGCCGTTTGCTGCATAAGGGATTATCCGTCTTTCAAAATATAGTCATTTAAAATAAGAATGATACAGCGTTGCTTTGCCTTGCCGTACTATGTGTACTGTCTGCGGCTTCGCTGCCTTGTCTCATTCTTATTTTATTCGACTATAAAGTGGCCACAGTATTGAGGCCTGTCTTTAAGTTTGCTGACGGTTATGTCTCATTATAGTGGAAATCTTGAAAATTCCCTATAAGGTTGCGGTGGTGCGGAGCGGTAAAATAAGGTCGGGCGGGTAAACGGTTGAGCCGTGTTTTACTGCCTGCAAATGCAGCAAAGGCCGTCTGAAATTCAGACGGCCTTTGCCGGTTTTCCACGTAATCGTGTTTGCTTTTGTTATAGGGTACTGCTAAACAGAAATCGGTTGCCGCTTGTTAAGGAGCGGGTGTTGTGGCGGTATTTTCGCCGGTTGAGCGACAGGCAGATGGCAGGAATTTTTCGTTTACGCCATCGGTTGCGCCCGGGGTACATTTCCAAGTGAATGCGCCGTCTCGGGAAGTTGCGCCGCTTTCAGTTGTGGTAGTGGCGGGAGCATTGGGAGTAAGCTCTAAAGTTTTGCCGCGAATGTCAACATTGATGTTGCTGTTTTTCATGGTGGCGGTAATGGTACCGTTTGTGCCGACTTTTACCGAGGCAACGTATTGCCCTTCGATGTTTTCGGCAATCCCTGCTTCGGAATTGCTGGTCGGCCATTCGCCTTTATCCGAATAATATTCGACTACCGACGATTTTTGCGCCTCCAAGAGAGACAGCGCTTCGGATACTTGGGCGCGGCCGGTGTAGTCTTGGTAGGCGGGCAGGGCGATGACGGTCAGAACGCCGACAATGGCGATGGCAATCATCAGCTCGATAATGGTAAAGCCCTTTTGGACAGCTTTCATGTGATACTCCGTTGGGTGCGCTTATTGGTTTTTAAAAAATAATCCGTAATGCGTTTGGCGCGTTTTAGTGAGTTAAGACTCTTTTAGAAGGAATATACAGCTTCCGACACGGGCTATCCGTTTTAACCTTATCGGACACTGTACATATAAGAAATTATCGTGCCAAAGTTCTGGTATGTGAAAAATATTTTTATAACTACTTGTTTTTAATAATAAAAAAATCGTTTTTTTTTTTTTGAGTGGCGGCGGGCATCGGCCCGGGTAAACAGTTGTCAGATTGTGACAAAAATTGTCGCTTGTTTGAAAATGTGTCAAAAACCGGCAGTATGGTTGTTTAAAATAAAAATAATACTGCGTTGCCGCGCTTTGTCGCACTCATCTACGGTCTGCGGCTTTGCAGGCTGGCGGCATGATGATTTTTATCGACCATGATGTTTTGCAGACGGCCTAATCGGTTTTTGTATGGCTTGAGTTTAATTTACCTGATTGGGTTTTTCAATAGCTTTGATAATGAAACTCGGTTTGCTGTTTTACTATGGATAAAGCTGCTGTTGTTTGGGAAGCATAATCTGTGCCAAATGTGTTTGAAAGCAAAAAAAGGCCGTCTGCAAATGGAAACCCGATTTTGCAGACGGCCTTTTATAGTCGAATAAAATAAGAATGAGACAAGGCAGCGAAGCCGCAGACAGTACACATAGTACGGCAAGGCAAAGCAACGCTGTATCATTCTTATTTTAAATGACTATATTTCACGTTATGCGGCTTCGCCGTCGAAACCGCTGTGTCGCAATAATGCGTCTATGCTCGGCTCGCGGCCGCGGAAAGCCTGAAACGATTCCGCCGCGCTGCGCGAACCGCCCACGGCCAGAATTTCGCGCCAGAACTGTTTGCCGGTGGCACGCAAATCGTCGCTTTCTTCAAAGGCGGCATAAGCATCGGCACTCAGCACTTCCGCCCATGCGTAGCTGTAATAGCCTGCGGAATAGCCGCCTGCGAAGATGTGGCCGAAGCTCTGGGCGAAGCGGTTGTATTCCGGCGGCTGAACCACGGCAACTTCTTGGCGCACGCGCTGCAACACCTCCGCCCAATTTTGCAGACGGCCTGCATCGGTTTCGCTGTGAATCAGCATGTCAAAAAGTGCGAATTCCATTTGGCGCACGAGGAACATGCCGCGTTGGAAGTTTTTCGCCGCCAGCATTTTGTCGAACAATTCGCGCGGTAAGGCCGCGCCGTCGTCTTCATGGGCAGACATTTCGGCGAGTAC
The nucleotide sequence above comes from Neisseria animalis. Encoded proteins:
- the yacG gene encoding DNA gyrase inhibitor YacG: MNPTLTVKCPTCRQNVAWTDEHPYRPFCSKRCKLIDLGEWAQERYTVAAEEEPLSEWNNEVK
- the coaE gene encoding dephospho-CoA kinase (Dephospho-CoA kinase (CoaE) performs the final step in coenzyme A biosynthesis.), which translates into the protein MTVWIGLTGGIGSGKSQAAAEFAKLGVPHIDADAVSRSLTADGGAALPEIRRLFGEAVFCENGSLNRTALRDLVFRRPEAKKQLEDIMFPLILSEICRLQTCSRAVYGILDIPLLIEQPLFRALVHRILVIDVSEDTQIRRVQSRSGLKEAEIRRIIANQAPRRQRLLHADDILCNEGSTADLAQKIQRLHHFYRHLKQTAGCRIR
- a CDS encoding prepilin peptidase; amino-acid sequence: MWTFDIYTPFIVPAAALLGLLFGSFLNVVIHRIPIMMERDWTLFAKEHLGLKPSAKEQQPFNLMKPDSHCPECGEKIKARHNIPVISYLLLGGKCSLCRTHISLRYPLVELLTAAAFAVVAWQYGASWITLGGWVFTAFLIALAFIDADTHYLPDSLTLPLVWLGLLFNFADGMVALQSAVLGAVCGYACLWLLCAAYRLLTGQTGMGNGDFKLLAALGAWLGVGVLPVLVFAASLIGIMGAVLTKTAKGQAFAFGPSLALAGWIIFIAYEPLQQLTDWWLNASGL
- a CDS encoding type II secretion system F family protein, with protein sequence MSRSHKTLAAFFSMGGKDRRFAFEGKNIYTDRLVRGEVVAADEEEARKKLQRRGIRPLRIDKVKTVRTRKITQEDITVFTRQLATMMKAGLPLLQAFDIIARGHSNPAVTQMLTGIRTDVEQGSSLAVSFGKYPKYFDRFYCNLVAAGETGGVLETLLDKLATYREKTLAVKRKIKTMMIYPMAILVVSSGLVFVMMRFVLPAFKEIYTNMGAQLPLLTQYAINLSDFVVEYGWLLLVATIVAGVSLYRLHEKSYSLQKRTDALLLRTPLFGSIVRKAAIARWSRTLSTLFAAGVPLVEVLDSVAAASGNLLYEEATLDIRAQVTQGLSLASSMQPTNMFPNMVVQMAAVGEESGALDDMLNKAAEFYEDEVDNLISRLSALIEPIIMIVIGVTVGILLIAMYLPLLNLGKAVG
- the pilB gene encoding type IV-A pilus assembly ATPase PilB, encoding MSVGLLRVLSQHHVLTEERIGYYTAAAQSGRAVLPMLFADGIITPRALGEMLAATFNYPLLDLQHVPRTHILTDIITEEQMLKNRCVPLFRRGHTVYLAVSDPTRIQDFQKMAFAAGETMDLVIVRDDQLSALLEWLGQRSTSILQEIRHEQETVRGTQILYIDNEEAEDGPIPRFIHKTLSDAIQAGASDIHFEFYEHIARVRFRVDGQLREVVQPPVAVRGQLASRIKVMAHLDIAEKRVPQDGRIQIAFEKNGRPIDFRVSTLPTLFGEKVVMRILNSDLGDLNIDTLGLEPFQKDMLLDAIGRPYGMVLVTGPTGSGKTVSLYTCLNILNTEKVNIATAEDPAEINLPGINQVNVNDKQGLTFASALRAFLRQDPDIIMVGEIRDLETADIAIKAAQTGHMVFSTLHTNNAPATLSRLLNMGVAPFNIASSISLIVAQRLLRCLCPHCKKAVARPPNTVLKQAGFTDEDLQQPWTLYRPAGCESCRGSGFKGRIGVYEVMPVSKEMQHVIMDNGTEVDITNLAYQEGIVDLRRAGLLKVMRGLTSLEEVTARTND
- a CDS encoding pilin, which gives rise to MKAVQKGFTIIELMIAIAIVGVLTVIALPAYQDYTGRAQVSEALSLLEAQKSSVVEYYSDKGEWPTSNSEAGIAENIEGQYVASVKVGTNGTITATMKNSNINVDIRGKTLELTPNAPATTTTESGATSRDGAFTWKCTPGATDGVNEKFLPSACRSTGENTATTPAP